Proteins encoded in a region of the Solea senegalensis isolate Sse05_10M unplaced genomic scaffold, IFAPA_SoseM_1 scf7180000014589, whole genome shotgun sequence genome:
- the acaca gene encoding acetyl-CoA carboxylase 1 isoform X3 → MAQQDGAANKNPTVDGLHSHFIVGSVSEENSEDENQGKLEMPLDGKETRSVSPSSNSSDSPYEIVYDQNDASVQNLRPSMSGLHLVKQGRDRRRIDLQRDFTVASPAEFVTRFGGNKVIEKVLIANNGIAAVKCMRSIRRWAYEMFRNERAIRFVVMVTPEDLKANAEYIKMADHYVPVPGGTNNNNYANVELILDIAKRIPVQAVWAGWGHASENPKLPELLQKNGIAFMGPPSQAMWALGDKIASSIVAQTAGIPTLPWSGTGLTVEWTENDQKRKTINVPHDVYECGCIEDVEDGLKAAEKVGYPVMVKASEGGGGKGIRKVNTADDFPNLFRQVQAEVPGSPIFVMQLAKHARHLEVQILGDQYGNAISLFGRDCSVQRRHQKIIEEAPATIATSVVFEDMERCAVKLAKMVGYVSAGTVEYLYSQEGSFYFLELNPRLQVEHPCTEMVADVNLPAAQLQIAMGIPLHRIKDIRMLYGVQPWGDSLIDFEGLSTAPSPRGHVIAARITSENPDEGFKPSSGTVQELNFRSNKNVWGYFSVAAAGGLHEFADSQFGHCFSWGENREEAISNMVVALKELSIRGDFRTTVEYLIKLLETESFQHNSIDTGWLDRLISEKMQAERPDTMLGIVSGALHVADVNLRNSVSNFLHSLERGQVLPAHTLLNTVDVELIYEGTKYVLTVTRQSPNSYVVIMNNSSAEVDVHRLSDGGLLLSYDGSSYTTYMKEEVDRYRITIGNKTCVFEKENDPSLLRSPSAGKIIQYTVEDGGHVFSGQCYAEIEVMKMVMTLTAAESGCIHYVKRAGAALEPGCVIAKLQLDDPSRVQQAELHTGVLPSLQTVALRGEKLHRVFHNTLDHLVHIMNGYCLPEPFFSARLKEWVERLMKTMRDPSLPLLELQDIMTSVSGRIPPAVEKAIKKEMAQYASNITSVLCQFPSQQIANILDSHAATLNKKSEREVFFMNTQSIVQLVQKYRSGIRGHMKAVVMDLLRQYLKVEIQFQNGHYDKCVFALREENKGDMANVLNYIFSHAQVTKKNLMVTMLIDQLCGRDPTLTDELMAILTELTQLSKTTNAKVALRARQVLIASHLPSYELRHNQVESIFLSAIDMYGHQFCIENLQKLILSETSIFDVLPNFFYHSNQVVRMAALEVYVRRAYIAYELNSVQHRQLRDNTCIVEFQFMLPTSHPNRGNIPTLNRMSFSSNLNHYGMVHVASVSDVLLDTSFTPPCQRMGAMVAFRSFQEFTRNITDVLSCFTDSPPPSPTYPEGGNPVLYVEEDNKIVLDEPIHILNVAIKTDSDIDDDSLAAMFRDVTHSKKSLLFEHGIRRLTFLVAQKDFRKQINCEVDQRFHREFPKFFTFRARDKFEEDRIYRHLEPALAFQLELNRMRNFALTAIPCANHKMHLYLGAARVEVGTEVTDYRFFVRAIIRHSDLVTKEASFEYLHNEAERLLLEAMDELEVAFNNTTVRTDCNHIFLNFVPTVIMDPSKIEESVRSMVMRYGSRLWKLRVLQAELKINIRLTPTGKQIPIRLFLTNESGYYLDISLYKEVTDARTGQVGPKDRQIMFQAYGDKQGPLHGMLINTPYVTKDLLQSKRFQAQSLGTTYVYDFPEMFRQALKKLWHSIQAFADLPKCPLPSELLTFTELVLDAQGQLVQMNRLPGGNEIGMVAWRMTLRTPEYPAGREIIVISNDITHKIGSFGPQEDVLFLRASEMARESGIPRIYIAANSGARIGLAEEIRHMFHVAWQDPTDPYKGFKYLYLTPQDYKKVSALNSVHCEHVEDEGESRYKITDIIGKDEGLGVENLKGSGMIAGESSLAYEEIITMNLVTCRAIGIGAYLVRLGQRTIQVDNSHIILTGAGALNKVLGREVYTSNNQLGGIQIMHNNGVTHSTVCDDFEGVFNLLQWLSYMPKCKSSPVPILSAKDPIDRSVDFVPTKAPYDPRWILAGRPSQSPKGSWQSGFFDQGSFMEIMQPWAQSVVVGRARLGGIPTGVVAVETRSVELSIPADPANLDSEAKVIQQAGQVWFPDSAFKTAQAIKDMNREGLPLMVFANWRGFSGGMKDMYDQVLKFGACIVDGLREYKQPVLVYIPPQAELRGGSWVVIDPTINPRHMEMYADKDSRGGVLEPEGTVEIKFRRKDLVKTMRRVDPVYMSLAEKLGTPELSPPDRKELETKLKEREEFLQPIYHQVAVQFADLHDTPGRMQEKGVITDILEWQTSRHFFYWRLRRLLLEETVKRKIQAANAELTDGQIQAMLRRWFVEAEGAVKAYLWDNNEEVVGWLERQLAEEEGARSVIDENIKYICRDHILKQIRSLVQANPEVAMDSIVHMTQHISPTQRAEVVRILSTMETSASS, encoded by the exons ATGGCACAACAGGACGGCGCTGCCAACAAAAACCCGACTGTAGACGGGCTGCACTCCCACTTTATTGTGGGATCAGTATCGGAGGAGAACTCAGAAGATGAAAACCAAGGGAAGCTGGAAATGCCGCTGGATGGAAAGGAGACACGCTCTGTGTCACCATCGTCCAACAGCTCAGACAGCCCGTATGAAATAGTCTATGACCAAAATGATGCCTCCGTGCAGAATCTAAG ACCAAGCATGTCAGGGCTACACCTGGTCAAGCAAGGCAGAGATCGCCGGCGCATCGATCTGCAGAGGGACTTCACAGTGGCTTCACCGGCAGAGTTCGTCACCAGATTCGGTGGCAACAAGGTCATCGAGAAG GTTCTTATTGCCAACAATGGAATTGCAGCTGTCAAATGCATGCGCTCCATAAGGCGCTGGGCCTACGAGATGTTTCGCAATGAAAGGGCAATTCgctttgttgtcatggtgaccCCAGAAGATCTGAAAGCCAATGCAG AATATATTAAAATGGCAGATCATTATGTACCTGTGCCTGGAGggaccaacaacaacaactatgcTAACGTGGAGCTCATTCTGGACATCGCCAAACGAATACCTGTACAGGCAGTGTGGGCTGGCTGGGGTCATGCTTCAGAGAACCCGAAACTCCCAGAGCTGCTGCAAAAGAATGGCATTGCCTTTATGG GGCCCCCAAGTCAGGCGATGTGGGCTTTAGGAGACAAGATTGCCTCCTCCATTGTCGCTCAGACAGCTGGCATTCCAACTCTACCCTGGAGCGGAACAG GCCTGACAGTAGAATGGACAGAAAACGACCAAAAAAGGAAGACCATCAACGTTCCTCATGACGTGTATGAGTGTGGCTGCATTGAAGATGTAGAGGACGGCCTGAAA gCTGCTGAGAAGGTGGGCTACCCTGTAATGGTGAAAGCCTCTGAAGGTGGTGGTGGAAAAGGAATCCGCAAAGTCAACACTGCTGATGATTTCCCTAACCTTTTCAGACAG GTCCAGGCAGAAGTTCCGGGGTCACCCATTTTTGTCATGCAGCTAGCCAAGCACGCCCGCCACTTGGAGGTCCAGATCTTGGGTGATCAGTATGGCAATGCCATTTCCCTGTTTGGTCGAGATTGTTCTGTGCAGCGACGTCACCAGAAGATCATAGAGGAGGCTCCTGCTACCATTGCCACTTCTGTCGTGTTTGAAGATATGGAAAGG TGTGCAGTGAAGCTGGCTAAGATGGTGGGATATGTCAGTGCAGGCACAGTGGAGTATCTCTACAGCCAGGAGGGCAGCTTCTACTTCCTGGAGCTCAACCCTCGTCTGCAGGTGGAACATCCCTGTACTGAGATGGTGGCTGATGTCAACTTACCTGCCGCTCAGCTCCAG ATTGCTATGGGTATTCCTCTTCACCGGATCAAAGACATCAGGATGCTTTATGGTGTCCAGCCCTGGGGAGACAGTCTCATTGACTTTGAGGGTCTGTCTACTGCCCCCTCCCCACGTGGCCATGTCATTGCAGCACGAATCACCAGTGAAAATCCTGATGAG GGATTCAAGCCAAGCTCTGGAACCGTGCAGGAGCTGAATTTCCGCAGCAATAAGAACGTTTGGGGCTACTTTAGTGTTGCAGCGGCTGGAGGTCTGCACGAGTTTGCTGACTCCCAGTTTGGACACTGCTTCTCCTGGGGAGAGAATCGCGAAGAAGCCATCTC caACATGGTGGTGGCTCTGAAGGAGTTGTCTATCAGAGGAGACTTCAGGACAACAGTGGAATACCTCATAAAGCTTCTGGAGACAGAAAGCTTTCAGCACAACAGCATTGACACAGGCTGGCTGGACAGACTGATCTCAGAGAAGATGCAG GCAGAGCGCCCTGACACCATGCTGGGAATTGTGAGTGGGGCTCTTCACGTGGCAGATGTTAATCTAAGGAATAGTGTGTCCAACTTCCTGCATTCTCTGGAAAG GGGCCAGGTGTTGCCAGCACACACACTACTCAACACCGTGGATGTGGAGCTGATCTACGAAGGCACCAAGTACGTTCTGACCGTGACACGCCAGTCGCCCAACTCCTATGTGGTCATCATGAACAACTCCTCTGCTGAGGTTGATGTCCATCGACTCAGCGATGGAGGTCTTTTGCTGTCCTATGATGGCAGCAGTTACACTACATAcatgaaggaggaggtggacag GTATCGCATCACTATCGGAAACAAGACTTGTGTTTTCGAAAAGGAGAACGATCCGTCACTGCTGCGATCTCCATCAGCAGGAAAAATCATTCAGTACACAGTGGAGGATGGCGGGCATGTGTTTTCTGGCCAGTGCTATGCTGAAATAGAG GTGATGAAGATGGTCATGACTCTCACAGCTGCAGAGTCTGGTTGTATCCACTATGTGAAGAGAGCCGGAGCAGCACTGGAGCCCGGCTGTGTCATTGCCAAGCTGCAGCTGGATGACCCAAGCAGAGTGCAGCAG GCAGAGCTGCACACGGGGGTCCTGCCTTCTCTCCAGACCGTAGCTCTGAGAGGAGAGAAGCTCCACAGAGTCTTCCATAATACACTCGATCACCTCGTTCACATCATGAACGGCTACTGTCTTCCAGAACCTTTCTTCAGTGCAAGG TTGAAGGAGTGGGTGGAGAGGTTGATGAAAACCATGCGCGATCCCTCTTTACCACTGCTAGAGCTTCAAGACATCATGACCAGCGTGTCAGGTCGCATCCCTCCTGCTGTGGAGAAAGCCATCAAGAAGGAGATGGCTCAGTATGCCAGCAACATCACCTCTGTGCTCTGCCAGTTTCCCAGTCAGCAG ATTGCAAATATTCTCGACAGCCACGCGGCTACTCTGAACAAGAAGTCAGAGAGAGAAGTCTTCTTCATGAACACTCAGAGCATTGTTCAGCTGGTGCAGAA ATATCGCAGTGGAATACGAGGTCACATGAAGGCGGTGGTCATGGACTTGCTCAGACAGTACCTGAAAGTAGAGATCCAGTTTCAGAATG GGCATtatgacaaatgtgtttttgcactgcgggaggaaaacaaaggcGACATGGCCAACGTGCTCAACTATATCTTCTCCCATGCtcaagtcaccaagaagaacctGATGGTTACAATGCTCATT GACCAGCTGTGTGGCCGTGATCCCACTCTGACTGATGAACTGATGGCCATCTTGACTGAACTCACCCAGCTCAGCAAGACGACCAATGCCAAGGTGGCGCTGCGTGCTCGGCAG GTATTGATAGCTTCCCACCTTCCCTCTTATGAGCTGCGACACAACCAGGTGGAGTCCATCTTCCTGTCTGCCATTGATATGTATGGCCACCAATTCTGCATTGAGAACCTGCAG aaacTGATCCTTTCAGAGACGTCCATCTTCGATGTCCTACCCAACTTCTTCTACCACAGTAATCAGGTAGTCAGGATGGCTGCCCTAGAG GTTTACGTGCGTAGAGCGTACATTGCCTACGAGCTCAACAGCGTTCAGCATCGACAACTCAGGGACAACACGTGCATTGTAGAGTTCCAGTTCATGCTGCCTACCTCTCATCCCAACAG AGGGAACATCCCCACTCTAAACAG GATGTCATTCTCATCCAACCTGAACCACTACGGCATGGTGCATGTAGCCAGCGTCAGTGATGTTCTACTTGACACGTCTTTTACACCACCCTGTCAGCGCATGGGAGCCATGGTCGCTTTCCGGTCCTTCCAGGAGTTCACCAG GAACATCACAGATGTGTTGAGCTGCTTCACTGACTCTCCTCCCCCAAGTCCAACTTACCCAGAGGGTGGTAATCCTGTGCTGTATGTTGAAGAGGACAACAAG ATTGTCCTAGATGAGCCGATCCATATCCTGAATGTGGCCATAAAGACGGACAGTGACATCGATGACGACAGCCTGGCAGCCATGTTCAGGGATGTCACTCATTCAAAG AAATCCCTGCTGTTTGAACATGGCATCCGAAGGCTGACTTTCCTTGTGGCTCAGAAG GATTTCAGGAAGCAAATCAACTGTGAGGTGGACCAAAGGTTTCAT AGAGAGTTCCCCAAATTTTTTACATTCCGTGCCAGAGACAAG TTTGAGGAGGACAGGATCTATCGTCATCTCGAGCCAGCACTAGCTTTCCAGTTGGAACTCAACCGCATGCGTAATTTTGCCTTAACTGCCATCCCGTGTGCCAACCATAAGATGCACCTGTACCTGGGTGCAGCCCGCGTGGAGGTCGGCACAGAGGTTACAGACTATCGGTTCTTTGTGCGAGCCATTATTCGCCACTCTGATCTCGTCACCAAG GAAGCCTCTTTCGAGTACCTTCACAATGAAGCAGAGCGTTTGCTGCTAGAAGCCATGGATGAGCTGGAGGTGGCTTTCAACAACACAACTGTGCGAACTGACTGTAACCACATCTTCCTGAACTTTGTTCCCACTGTCATCATGGACCCATCAAAG ATTGAGGAGTCTGTCCGCTCCATGGTCATGCGTTATGGGAGTCGGCTGTGGAAGCTGCGCGTCCTGCAGGCTGAACTGAAGATTAACATCCGCCTGACCCCAACGGGAAAACAAATCCCCATCCGCCTCTTTCTTACCAATGAATCAGGCTACTACCTCGACATCAGTCTTTACAAGGAGGTCACTGATGCCCGAACGGGACAGGTGGGGCCCAAAGACCGACAG ATCATGTTCCAAGCATATGGAGATAAGCAGGGTCCACTGCATGGCATGCTCATCAACACGCCCTACGTCACCAAGGACCTGCTGCAGTCCAAACGCTTCCAGGCACAGTCTCTGGGCACCACCTATGTCTACGACTTTCCAGAAATGTTCAGACAG GCTCTGAAAAAATTGTGGCACTCAATTCAGGCCTTTGCTGACTTACCCAAATGCCCGTTACCTTCAGAGCTGCTCACCTTTACAGAGCTGGTTCTGGATGCCCAGGGTCAGCTGGTGCAGATGAACCGACTGCCAGGAGGCAACGag ATCGGTATGGTGGCTTGGCGGATGACCTTGCGAACTCCGGAGTATCCAGCGGGACGTGAGATCATCGTCATAAGTAATGACATCACGCACAAGATTGGCTCATTTGGACCTCAGGAGGACGTGCTGTTCCTGCGAGCATCTGAGATGGCCCGGGAGAGCGGCATCCCACGAATCTACATCGCAGCTAACAGCGGCGCACGCATTGGGCTGGCTGAGGAAATAAGACACATGTTCCATGTGGCCTGGCAAGACCCAACGGACCCATATAAG GGTTTCAAGTATCTCTACCTCACACCTCAGGATTACAAGAAGGTTTCAGCCCTGAACTCTGTGCATTGCGAACACGTGGAGGATGAGGGAGAATCCAG GTACAAGATCACCGACATCATTGGGAAGGATGAAGGGCTTGGTGTGGAGAATCTGAAAGGCTCTGGAATGATTGCCGGGGAATCCTCTCTGGCTTACGAGGAAATCATCACTATGAACCTG GTCACATGTCGAGCCATAGGAATCGGGGCCTATCTGGTGAGGCTGGGACAGCGAACCATCCAAGTGGACAACTCTCATATTATTCTTACGGGAGCTGGAGCGCTCAACAAG GTGCTGGGCAGAGAAGTGTACACATCCAACAACCAGCTGGGTGGAATTCAGATCATGCACAACAATGGCGTGACCCATTCCACTGTTTGTGACGACTTTGAGGGAGTCTTCAATCTTCTGCAGTGGCTCTCCTACATGCCTAAG tgtaaatcCAGTCCAGTGCCCATTCTCAGTGCCAAAGATCCCATAGATCGGTCAGTAGATTTTGTTCCTACAAAGGCTCCATATGATCCTCGCTGGATTTTGGCGGGACGCCCCAGTCAGT CTCCTAAGGGTTCCTGGCAGAGTGGTTTCTTTGACCAGGGCTCTTTCATGGAGATCATGCAGCCATGGGCTCAGAGTGTGGTGGTAGGCAGAGCCAG ACTGGGTGGGATACCTACTGGAGTGGTTGCTGTAGAAACCAGGTCAGTGGAgctgtcaatcccagctgaccctGCCAATTTGGACTCAGAAGCTAAG GTCATCCAGCAGGCAGGACAAGTGTGGTTCCCGGACTCTGCTTTCAAAACAGCACAGGCTATTAAGGACATGAACCGTGAAGGCCTGCCTCTCATGGTGTTTGCCAACTGGAGGGGCTTTTCTGGAGGCATGAAAG ATATGTATGACCAGGTGTTGAAGTTTGGGGCCTGCATTGTGGATGGGCTGAGGGAATACAAGCAGCCGGTGCTGGTTTATATTCCTCCACAGGCTGAACTTAGGGGAGGCTCCTGGGTGGTCATAGATCCCACCATCAACCCTCGTCACATGGAGATGTACGCTGACAAGGATAGCCG AGGTGGAGTGTTGGAGCCTGAAGGAACAGTGGAGATTAAGTTTAGGAGGAAGGACTTGGTGAAGACCATGAGAAGAGTGGATCCGGTTTACATGAGCTTGGCTGAAAAACTGG GAACCCCTGAGCTGAGCCCCCCTGATCGCAAAGAACTAGAGACCAAGCTGAAGGAACGTGAAGAGTTCCTTCAGCCCATCTACCACCAGGTGGCTGTACAGTTTGCTGACCTTCATGACACCCCAGGTCGCATGCAAGAGAAAGGTGTTATCACG